The Stappia sp. genome window below encodes:
- a CDS encoding alkaline phosphatase family protein yields the protein MLNVLLITADQWRGDCLGIAGHPQVRTPNIDALAAEGVHFARHYCQAAPCAPARACLYTGLYQMTNRVVRNGTPLDARHDTIALAARRAGYDPTLFGYTDQAVDPRTVTGDDPWLRTYEGILPGLSVRVRVPEDHGPWLSWLEARGHALPHPARDMWLPAEGPADPPSGTPPRYTAEETETAFLVEEFLQWQGEQARAPEGANTKGWFAHVSFIRPHPPFIVPEPYASMYDPEDGPAFRGASTPEDAGAVHPLLSYALARQKKSDMIWGASGKVRDWDEATRRQIRATYWGMISEVDAQIGRLIAGLKASGAWDTTLIVLTSDHGEMMGDHQLFSKLGFYDQSFHIPLVVRDPRKPKAHGRTVSAFTESVDIMPTVLEAIGADVPGWLDGRALTPFLDGETPADWRREAHWEYDFREVATGEAQEALGLAMDDCTMTVIRDEDVKYVHFAALPPLLFDLAADPDETRNVAEDPAYASVRLHYAEKMLAWRARHLDRRLTGIELTEEGPVDARR from the coding sequence ATGCTCAACGTTCTGCTCATCACCGCCGACCAGTGGCGCGGCGACTGCCTCGGCATTGCCGGGCATCCTCAGGTCAGGACGCCGAACATCGACGCGCTGGCCGCCGAGGGCGTCCATTTCGCGCGCCATTATTGCCAGGCCGCGCCCTGCGCGCCGGCGCGCGCCTGCCTCTACACCGGGCTTTACCAGATGACCAACCGGGTGGTGCGCAACGGCACGCCGCTCGATGCCCGTCACGATACCATCGCGCTCGCGGCGCGCCGTGCCGGCTACGATCCGACCCTCTTCGGCTACACCGACCAGGCGGTCGATCCGCGCACCGTCACGGGCGACGATCCCTGGCTGAGGACCTATGAGGGCATTCTGCCCGGCCTGAGCGTGCGCGTCCGCGTGCCGGAGGATCACGGGCCGTGGCTCTCCTGGCTGGAGGCGCGCGGTCACGCGCTGCCGCACCCGGCGCGAGACATGTGGCTGCCGGCCGAGGGGCCGGCCGATCCGCCCTCCGGCACGCCGCCGCGCTACACGGCCGAGGAGACCGAAACGGCCTTTCTGGTCGAGGAGTTCCTGCAATGGCAGGGCGAGCAGGCCCGCGCGCCGGAGGGGGCCAACACGAAGGGCTGGTTCGCGCATGTGAGCTTCATCCGCCCGCATCCGCCCTTCATCGTGCCCGAGCCCTATGCCTCCATGTACGATCCCGAGGACGGTCCGGCGTTTCGCGGGGCGTCGACGCCGGAGGACGCGGGCGCGGTGCATCCCTTGCTCTCCTATGCGCTCGCCAGACAGAAAAAGTCGGACATGATCTGGGGCGCCAGCGGCAAGGTGCGCGACTGGGACGAGGCCACCCGCCGGCAGATCCGGGCGACCTACTGGGGCATGATCTCGGAGGTCGACGCCCAGATCGGCCGTCTGATCGCCGGCCTCAAGGCATCCGGCGCGTGGGACACCACCCTGATCGTGCTCACCTCCGACCACGGCGAGATGATGGGCGACCACCAGCTCTTTTCCAAGCTCGGCTTCTACGACCAGTCCTTCCACATTCCGCTGGTGGTGCGCGATCCGCGCAAGCCGAAGGCGCACGGGCGGACCGTGAGTGCCTTCACCGAATCCGTCGACATCATGCCGACGGTGCTCGAGGCCATCGGCGCGGATGTCCCCGGCTGGCTCGACGGGCGGGCGCTGACGCCGTTTCTCGATGGCGAGACGCCGGCCGACTGGCGGCGCGAGGCGCATTGGGAGTATGATTTCCGCGAGGTTGCCACCGGCGAGGCGCAGGAGGCGCTCGGTCTTGCGATGGACGACTGCACGATGACGGTGATCCGCGACGAAGACGTCAAATACGTCCATTTCGCCGCGTTGCCGCCGCTGCTCTTCGATCTCGCCGCCGATCCGGACGAGACCCGCAATGTCGCCGAGGATCCGGCCTACGCGTCCGTCCGTCTGCACTACGCTGAGAAGATGCTCGCCTGGCGCGCCCGACACCTCGACCGCCGCCTGACGGGTATCGAACTGACGGAGGAGGGGCCTGTCGACGCACGGCGCTGA
- a CDS encoding ABC transporter permease: MSDGQAAPAATAERDERLRDTSLLTRLLRRPELGALAGLVLVTIFFMTVANPAMFSLAGIMNFMAPAAQLGILAIGAAMLMVGGEFDLSVGSMVAFAGLAFGTVLVTWDMPLIVAIAATLVFAAGIGALNGQIVLRTGLPSFIVTLAFLFILRGLTLVGLKWATGGATQLRGVKEAAGDSPILELFSGEAFEGLFAWLAAQGWIDTFRNGTPKVTGVPVEILWFMGIAGVATWVLLRTQFGNWIFAAGGDANAARNSGVPVRRVKTILFMGTAMCAALVAVLTVLDAGSTDARRGFQKEFEAIIAAVIGGCLLTGGYGSAIGAFFGAIIFGMVLIGLTYTEIDQDWYLVFLGGMLLLAVLFNNYIRKRATGER, translated from the coding sequence ATGAGCGACGGACAGGCAGCCCCGGCCGCGACGGCCGAGCGCGACGAACGGCTCAGGGACACCTCCCTTCTCACCAGGCTCCTGCGGCGCCCGGAACTCGGGGCGCTCGCCGGGCTCGTTCTGGTGACGATCTTCTTCATGACGGTCGCCAATCCGGCGATGTTTTCTCTCGCCGGGATCATGAACTTCATGGCGCCGGCCGCCCAGCTCGGCATTCTCGCCATCGGCGCGGCGATGCTGATGGTCGGCGGCGAGTTCGACCTGTCGGTCGGCTCGATGGTCGCCTTCGCCGGCCTCGCCTTCGGCACGGTGCTGGTCACCTGGGACATGCCGCTGATCGTGGCGATCGCCGCGACGCTGGTGTTCGCCGCCGGCATCGGCGCGCTCAACGGGCAGATCGTGCTCAGAACCGGCCTGCCCTCCTTCATCGTGACGCTCGCCTTCCTGTTCATCCTGCGCGGGCTGACGCTCGTCGGCCTCAAGTGGGCGACCGGCGGCGCCACCCAGCTGCGCGGCGTCAAGGAGGCGGCCGGCGACAGCCCGATCCTGGAACTCTTCTCCGGCGAGGCCTTCGAGGGTCTGTTCGCCTGGCTCGCCGCGCAGGGCTGGATCGACACGTTTCGCAACGGAACGCCGAAGGTCACCGGCGTGCCGGTCGAGATCCTTTGGTTCATGGGCATCGCCGGTGTCGCGACCTGGGTGCTGCTGCGCACGCAGTTCGGCAACTGGATCTTCGCCGCCGGCGGCGACGCCAATGCGGCGCGCAACTCCGGCGTTCCCGTGCGGCGCGTGAAAACCATCCTGTTCATGGGCACCGCCATGTGCGCCGCGCTCGTCGCCGTTCTCACCGTGCTCGATGCCGGGTCGACCGATGCCCGGCGCGGTTTCCAAAAGGAGTTCGAGGCAATCATCGCGGCGGTGATCGGCGGCTGCCTGCTCACGGGCGGTTACGGCTCGGCCATCGGCGCCTTCTTCGGCGCGATCATCTTCGGCATGGTGCTGATCGGCCTGACCTACACCGAGATCGACCAGGACTGGTACCTGGTGTTCCTCGGCGGAATGCTGCTGCTCGCCGTCCTGTTCAACAACTACATCCGCAAGCGCGCGACCGGGGAGCGCTGA
- a CDS encoding ATP-binding cassette domain-containing protein, with product MTETTDHSTPLIEVRDLVKHFGSVIALGGVSIKVHAGEVLCLLGDNGAGKSTLIKTLSGVHAPTAGTFLVEGRPAAFTSPRDALDAGIATVHQDLAMIPLMSVTRNFFMGREPITGIWPFRHMDMAHADAVTREEMRRIGIDVRDPQQAVGTLSGGERQCVAIARAVYFGAKVLILDEPTSALGVAQTSMVLKYIDQVRAKGLGVIFITHNVRHAYAVGNRFTVLNRGKTLGTHAKDEISIDELQTLMAGGKELQDLGAELGGTV from the coding sequence ATGACCGAGACGACCGATCACTCCACACCGCTGATCGAGGTGCGCGACCTCGTCAAGCATTTCGGCTCCGTCATCGCACTCGGCGGCGTTTCCATCAAGGTGCATGCCGGCGAGGTGCTCTGCCTGCTCGGCGACAATGGCGCGGGCAAGTCGACGCTGATCAAGACCCTGTCGGGCGTGCATGCGCCCACCGCCGGCACGTTCCTCGTGGAGGGCCGGCCGGCCGCCTTCACCTCGCCGCGCGACGCGCTCGACGCCGGGATCGCCACCGTGCATCAGGATCTCGCCATGATCCCGCTGATGTCGGTCACGCGCAACTTCTTCATGGGCCGCGAGCCGATCACCGGCATCTGGCCGTTTCGGCACATGGACATGGCCCATGCCGACGCGGTGACGCGGGAGGAGATGCGCCGCATCGGCATCGACGTGCGCGATCCGCAACAGGCGGTCGGCACGCTGTCGGGCGGCGAACGGCAGTGCGTGGCGATCGCCCGCGCCGTCTATTTCGGCGCGAAGGTGCTGATCCTCGACGAGCCGACCTCCGCGCTCGGCGTGGCGCAGACCTCGATGGTGCTCAAGTACATCGATCAGGTCCGGGCCAAGGGGCTCGGGGTGATCTTCATCACCCACAACGTGCGCCACGCCTATGCGGTCGGCAATCGCTTCACCGTGCTCAACCGGGGCAAGACGCTCGGCACCCACGCCAAGGACGAGATTTCCATCGACGAGCTGCAGACGCTGATGGCCGGCGGCAAGGAGCTTCAGGATCTCGGCGCGGAGCTCGGCGGCACGGTCTGA